The genome window AGGGCCGTAAGGGCAATTCATGAATTGCCCTTACATGAGCCGATGCACGAGCCAATACATCAGCCCATACATGAGCCCGTACACGAATTGCCCGAATATGAACCCGCCTCGGTCTTACTCGAAAAGATAAAAGAAGAGCGCCTGTCTGCCGTGCCGAGCACGGCACAGGCAGGAAAGAAGAAACTCGGGAAAAAGTATAAGGAGCTCCCGCCAGTTGATACCACAGAATTGCCTGAATTACCAGAAGGCTGGGTGTGGGTGAGATTGGGGGAGATTACTAATGATATACAATATGGTTATACAGCAAAAGCAATTAATGAACCTATTGGCCCAAAAATGTTAAGAATTACCGATATTCAGGATAATAATGTAGACTGGAATAATGTTCCATATTGCGTTATAGAATCAAATGAAGAAAAAAAATACCTTTTAAATGAAGGTGATTTGGTCTTTGCAAGAACTGGCGCAACGGTTGGCAAGAGCTTTCTTATTAAGGGAAAAATACCCAAATCGATTTTTGCTTCATATTTAATACGTATAGTTCTTTCTAAAAAGGTTTTCGAAGAATACGTTTATAATTTTTTTCAATCTTACGAATATTGGAAACAAATTCTTTCAAACCAATTAGGGATAGGTCAACCAAACGTTAATTCACAAATTTTATCTAAAATCATTCTTCCTCTCCCTCCTCTCCCCGAACAGCAGCAAATTGTGGAAGAAATTGAGCGGCGGTTTTCTGTGCTTGATGAGATGGAGAAGGCGATTGATAATAGTTTGAAAGAAGCAGAACAGTTGCGCCAGAGCATCCTTAAAAGGGCATTTGAAGGAAAACTTGTTCCTCAGGATCCAAACGACGAGCCAGCAGAAGAGTTGCTGGAAAGGATAAAGGAGGGAAAGGCAAAACGAGAAAGTGAGAAAAAAGTAAAAAAGAAAGGAGGCAGATAAAATGCCAAACGAGGCACCTGCAATTGTTCAAAGAGTGTGGAATTATTGCAATGTCTTACGCGATGATGGTGTAAGTTATGGTGATTATGTGGAGCAGTTGACCTATCTCTTGTTTCTCAAAATGGCAGATGAGCAAACAAAACCTCCTTTTAATAAACCGTCCATCATTCCAAAGGGAGTGGATTGGCAAAGTCTTCTTGATAAGGATGGGGATGAATTGGAAGTTCAATATCGGCATATTCTTGAGTCTCTTGGGAAAGAAAAAGGCATGCTGGGTGTCATTTTTAGAAAATCACAGAACAAAATTCAAGACCCGGCAAAACTTAGAAGATTAATCGATCTCATCGATGGAGAGACCTGGATGGGAATGGACATCGACGTAAAAGGTGAAATTTATGAAGGCTTGTTGCAAAAGAACGCAGAAGACACAAAGAGCGGAGCAGGTCAATACTTTACACCTCGCCCGTTGATAAAAGCTATGGTTGAGGTAATTCAACCAAAACCTGGCGAAACCATTTATGACCCTGCCTGTGGAACCGGCGGTTTCCTTCTGGCTGCTTATGATTATATTTCACACAATTACAATCTGGATAAAGAGCAAAAGAAATTCCTTAAATACAAAACCGTTTTTGGGAAAGAGCTGGTAGATGGCGTTGCCCGCTTGTGTGTAATGAATCTTTATTTACATGGCATTGGAGGAGAAGCCAGCCTGTCCAGCGGTCAGGAAAGTCCTATCGAAGTTGGCGATTCGCTGGTTTCAGAACCAAAGGAAAATTACGACATAATCCTTACCAATCCTCCATTTGGCAAAAAGAGTAGTATCACCATTGTTAATGGTGAGGGAAAGACGGAAAAAGAATCGCTCGTATACGAAAGACCTGATTTCTGGACAACCACTTCCAACAAGCAACTCAATTTCTTGCAACATGTCAAATCTCTGGCAAAAATAAATGGCAAGGTGGGAATTGTAGTTCCTGATAATGTTTTATTTGAAGGTGGTGCAGGTGAAGTTGTAAGAAGAAAATTGCTTGCCGAGTGTGACCTTCACACTATCTTAAGACTTCCAACAGGAATATTTTATGCTCAAGGTGTTAAAGCCAATGTTCTTTTCTTCGACCGTAAACCAGCAAGTGAAAAACCATGGACAAAAGAAGTATGGTTTTATGACCTCAGAACCAATATAAACTTCACATTAAAAACAAATCCCCTTCGCTATGAAGATTTAAAAGAATTTGTTGAATGTTATAACCCTGAAAATAGATTTAAGAGAAAGCCTACATGGAGTGAAAAAAATCCCGAAGGGAGATGGCGTTCTTTTATGTATGATGAAATTGTGCAAAGGGATAAGGTAAACCTTGATATCTTCTGGTTAAAAGATAAAAGCCTTGAAGATTCAGAAAATCTTCCCGAGCCTGACGAACTTGCAAGAGATCTCGCGGAAAATCTTGAGGCAGCATTAGAACAGTTTAAGGAAATTTATGAAGACATTGAAAGAAAATAAATCAATACATGAATTTATAGGGAAGAAATATGAGATGTAATGAAAAAGCTATTGCTATGATTTAAAGTGGCAAAGTGCAATTAGAAACAGTGTATGACAGGCAGATATTAAACGAATTAAAGATTATTAATCAAAAAATAATTGCAGGTGTAATTCACGAATTACCTGCAATTCTGAGCATGTAATACAAAATTAACTGTAGTGTAACATTATTGTAACAATTAGTTGTAACAATATAGTGTTATATAGAAATTGATTACAAATAATGGATTGTTCTAAATTTACATCTATTAACCCAAAAATATAATAAAATATT of Nitrospirota bacterium contains these proteins:
- a CDS encoding restriction endonuclease subunit S — translated: MHEPIHQPIHEPVHELPEYEPASVLLEKIKEERLSAVPSTAQAGKKKLGKKYKELPPVDTTELPELPEGWVWVRLGEITNDIQYGYTAKAINEPIGPKMLRITDIQDNNVDWNNVPYCVIESNEEKKYLLNEGDLVFARTGATVGKSFLIKGKIPKSIFASYLIRIVLSKKVFEEYVYNFFQSYEYWKQILSNQLGIGQPNVNSQILSKIILPLPPLPEQQQIVEEIERRFSVLDEMEKAIDNSLKEAEQLRQSILKRAFEGKLVPQDPNDEPAEELLERIKEGKAKRESEKKVKKKGGR
- a CDS encoding SAM-dependent DNA methyltransferase; this translates as MPNEAPAIVQRVWNYCNVLRDDGVSYGDYVEQLTYLLFLKMADEQTKPPFNKPSIIPKGVDWQSLLDKDGDELEVQYRHILESLGKEKGMLGVIFRKSQNKIQDPAKLRRLIDLIDGETWMGMDIDVKGEIYEGLLQKNAEDTKSGAGQYFTPRPLIKAMVEVIQPKPGETIYDPACGTGGFLLAAYDYISHNYNLDKEQKKFLKYKTVFGKELVDGVARLCVMNLYLHGIGGEASLSSGQESPIEVGDSLVSEPKENYDIILTNPPFGKKSSITIVNGEGKTEKESLVYERPDFWTTTSNKQLNFLQHVKSLAKINGKVGIVVPDNVLFEGGAGEVVRRKLLAECDLHTILRLPTGIFYAQGVKANVLFFDRKPASEKPWTKEVWFYDLRTNINFTLKTNPLRYEDLKEFVECYNPENRFKRKPTWSEKNPEGRWRSFMYDEIVQRDKVNLDIFWLKDKSLEDSENLPEPDELARDLAENLEAALEQFKEIYEDIERK